The DNA segment GCCTGAATAGTGATAGTGCAGTTTATATTTCTGCTTGTCGAGAAGGTGCTTCAGAAAAGGCAGCTTACCGTCTGCCATGGCTTTTTCCATCTGGCGGTGCGATAAAGCATCTATCTGTATAAGCACAATGCGCCGTTCCGGAGCTGCCCCTTTGCGTCTGGGCGATGCGACCAGGCGTATGAGCCATTCACTTCGGTTGAAAATCTTGCGTATTTTTCTAAAAAACACTTCCGGTATGTGCAGCATTACCGTTCCTCAACCGTTGCATGAGAAGAAAACATCTCGCCGGCAGCATTTGCATATTTAAGAAACAGATCCCACTCCGCCTTGAGCGATTCCAGCAGCAAAGTCCAGTTGCGTTCGCGTTTCTCAGGGTCCCTTCTTTTGTGTGAAAGGACACTCTCATATTCGGCAAGCATCTTGTCGGAGCAGTTATTCATGGAATAATCCTCCGCCGTCTGTCTTGCAGCGGATCTCATGCTGCCTTTTTCATCTTCACTTAGATCGTGGTATTTTGAGAGCATCCGCGCGAATCTATCGCAATCCGAATCTTCTTCCAGAAGGTAGCCATTGCTTCCGTGTTCGAGAACATCGTTAACACCGGGTGCTTTAAGTGCGACCACCGGGCACCCTGCAGCCATTGCCTCAGCCAGAACCATACCCTGAGTCTCCGTCAACGAGGAAAACGCAAAGACATCCGCTGCGTGGTAAGAGTCTATAAGATCCTGATCCGACTTCATGCCTGCAAACACAGCCCTGTCAGCAACGTCTGTACCATCAAACAGAGACTCCAGATTCTTACGGCTAGGCCCGTCTCCAACGATCAGCAACTTTGCGTCTGGTTTTGCCTGTAGAAATTTTTTAGCCGACTGGCAGAGAAATTTCAGGTTCTTCTCCTCGGCAAGACGACCAACGTGCCCCACCACAAAGTCGTCGGGGTCCAAACCGACCTGCTGTCTGAATCTGGCACCGTCTCCCTGTGCATATTTATCCGTATCCACCCCGGTCGGTATAACTGTTATAGGCGTTTTAACGCCGCGTTTTCGCAGCACATCGGCAACGCTGTTGCTGGGCGCAATTACCTGGTCGCAGAGATTCGCATAGCCTTTCGTAAAAGTAATAACAAACTGCCTGACCCTGTCCGAGGTGAGATTAACATTGTGAATGTACCGCTCATACATCGTATGATAGGTGAAAACCAGGGGCAGATCATACCTTGCTGCAATTCGCATTGCGGTGCTGCCTATCAGGAAAGGAAAATGCGAATGAACTATCTCGGGCTGGAACTTCTCAATGTGCTTATGCAGGCTTCCCGGCAGCGGTAATGTCGCAGGAAAACCGATGTCGTTGAAATTCTTTATTGCAGAGACGCGCACCACGCCTTCTTCTTTGTAGTCCTGATCAGCCTTGGGCGCAACTATCAGAACCTGGTGTCCCTTTTCGCGGAAACACTGCGTGAAGGTGCGAATCGACTTATCCACGCCGCCAAAATATGGAGCGTAAGTATTTGTCATCATTAGTATGTTCATCGTCCTATGTGCCGGCCTTGTTTACAACGGTACGCTTCTGGCCCTCCTCAACATACGTTCGTTCGTAACTAGGTATATCTACCACCACCTGCGGCCGTTTACCGCTAAAATCTTCATCAAGACTCACAGTGACCTTATCATCACCAAATTCAAACGCAACTCTGACCTCGCCCCACAAGGTCGGCGCAGGTCCTATAGTGATCTTTTCACCTTCCCTACACCAATCTTTCCGAATGCCCTTGCCCAGCACGAGTTCACTGTCCGATGTATCTTCGAAAACCAGACAGTTTCTGAGATACAGAACCCATTCACATGCCGCCCATACATGCTGTCCGTCGCCCATGCAGCCGCCCTCGGTACGGGGGTGGATCGCTTCTGGCCATTGCCCTGTCGAACTGGCGAGCCTGCTTATCGAATCAGCCAGCATGCCGTGCCTTTCATCGCCTGCCTGCATAAGAACCTGAGCAATGTGCAATGTCAGATATGCGTTTATGCCTGAATGCGATATGTCCAGGAAGAAACCGTCCTTGTGAAGACAATGCTCCACCAGGTATTCCGCTGTAGCGAGCAGCCTTTCGTCGTTCGATTCAAATACCTGACAGGGATAGCCGGCAGACATACACCCCACAGTCCCCGAATCCAGCCTGCGATTGCAGGAAACCGGCATCGCACGCGTACCCAATCGCTGATGCGCCTTTTCCAGACTGGCGTCTATGGCTTTGAGGATTGCGGCAGCTTTTTGCGAATATTTATTCGAAAGCTCGGCTTCATTCTGGGCTTCCATCATTTCCGCGGCAGATCGCAGACCAGCCACCGCCCAGAAGTCGTCCCAGTAATAGTAATCATTCGGTCCGAAATGCTCGGCGCTGAAACCGGCGGGCAAGAGACCCGTATGCGCTTTGTCACCCTTGCTGCTGGTGCATTTACGGCAGATCCAGTTCGCACCTTTCTCCACGGCCCGGATCATATCACCGGAAAGCTTCCGGCCTGTCATCTTCCAGTACTTATAGATGATCCATAAGGCCTGGCCGTTAGAATCCCACTCACCCTGCTGCGACAGGAAATAACCAGTCGGCATCTGCCTGTCCGGATAGGTAGCGAGCACGCTTTCGACGCGTTTTGGGAAATTCGCACAAAGCATCGCATGCAGAATAAACGAAGCATCTCTGAACCAGAATCTTTTATAAGTAAACGGACCCGGGAAGACTTCCTCGTCCGTGGCGTGCAGAAGCAGTGTGCGGATCGCGTTCTCATACAGGTACTGCTTGCGTTTGTCCGGGATACTCACCCGGCAATAGTCCCCCACAGCCCTGCCCCAGTCATCCTCGCGAGCATTCGCCTGGTAAGTAATGCGTTTCTTTTCGTGATGCTTTCTCGGTTCCAGAGGAATATTGATTTTTATCTCTCGTTGTTTGCCGGGCTCGATCTTGAAAAGGGCCGCAGCGTTGGCCATGCCTACATCACACAGAACATGATCCTGCCCGCCCTTGGATGTCAACTGGTTTGCTACATCACCCTGCTCGTATTTACTGCCCAGGCTGACATCGGCAGGCGTTTCAAAGTTTATGGTATCTTTCGAATTGATCTTCCAGGTCCTGCCGTCTTTGAAGGCGATCTCATGTACGAAACTGATGCCCTCGGAATTGCACGGCCTGACGCTGGCTGCGATATAGCCTTCTTCGCTCATCGACCCGCGCAGCCTGATCGCACATTGCGGAACGCCGTCCTGCAGTTCAACGTTCATCGTCGAAAGCAGCTTATGACCGTCGGGACTGAATCGCGTCGCAACAGCGATATCTTTGCCGTAGAACAACCTCTGCTGCACATCTTCCCGACGTCTTGAAGGTGCCATCACGTTACCCTTACTGTCAACCAGCCAGAAATCGATAGACCAGCCATCCCAGTGCGGAGTCACAAGCCCCGTCGGGTCAACGATCGGCAAATAGTCATACCCAGGCAGACCCGCTGCCGTCCAGTTTCTTTCTGTCAGGTTGATGTACGTAAGCGAGAAGGCCCGCGGAATGAACGCTTCCTCGGCCGGGTTAAACTGCCTGTGAACCCACCACGGCCAGACCCAGTCCGAATTCTGCGGTATCGCCCTGCTGTTGATCAGCCCGCGAGCGTGAAACATCGCGCTTGCACGGACGAGCTCCATTGGGCCGGCAACTTCGGACGGCTGAGCAAATCTTTGAAAATATGACCACAGCGAAATCGGGTCCAGAAAACCATGACGCTTCGCTGCCTTACTGATGAATAACTTCCAGGGAAGCCATTTTAACCACATATCACTTTGCCGGAATTGAACTTAATTAGCTTATATGCGCTGCGCACATATTGTTGATCTCTCTGAAGAATGCAGGAAGGTCATCGGGCACTCTGCTCGTTATGAGGTTGCCGTCAACCACAACTTCTTCATCAACGTAGGTAGCACCCGCCGCCTTGAGATCGTCGCGTATCGCCTTGTAGCACGTTGCTCTGCGTCCCTTGAGCACATCCGCTGACACAAGGACCTGGCCGCCGTGACAGATCGCAGCCACACATTTGCCCGCCTCCATCATTTGCCGTGTCACCTCCAAAGCCCTGCTGTAAAGACGCACGGTTTCTGGCGATTTACCGCCGGGAAGTATCAGCAGGTCGTAATCATCGGCATGAATGCTGGACAGTGATTCATTAATATCGACCGGATATCCATGCTTGCCGTGCACCTTGCCCTTTTCGGGCCCAGCGACGTCAACAGGTATGCCAGCTTCCTTGAGCCTGTAAAATGGATAGTAGAATTCCATATCCTCTACCCCACCGGCTACGAGTATCAAAGCTTTCATGTATATCCCCTTTCTGAACAAGTAAATCAGTTTGTAATTCTTACCATGAGTTTAACGGCAGCATTCTGTGCGCGAAATAGGGGATTTGCTCATTTATACCCGCCCTTAACCTTAAAATCTCATCCGGCACCTGCCGCACTTTTTTCGTGAGAAACCAGCAACAAAAAGGCCTGGAGAATGCTACATTTCCTTAATTTAGCTGCTACAAAAGCGTATTAACGACCAAAGTATGAATTTTATGTTGTTGCCGGAACGTTTTGTGCACATTTACCATACTTGACTTTGACCGCCATCTCGTTTATTATATGAGTTAATTGTATTGAAGAACTCCAATCCCCGAGAGGAATAATCTAATGGGCATTAGAATTTTGATTGCCGATGATCACGGCATCGTCAGGCAGGGAATAAAGGAAATTGTAAGCCAGCACGAAGACATGGAAGTCATCGGCGAAGCGGCGGATGGGCTTACGACCTTGAAACTGGTCCGGGACCTAAAACCCGACATAGTATTGATGGATATAAGCATGCCCGACCTCAACGGGGTCGAGACCACACGCGAGATCAAACGTGATTATCCCGATGTGAAAATAATCGGCCTCTCGATGCACTCAGCCAAGAAATTCATCAGCGAAATGCTCAAGGCCGGCGCATCCGGCTACCTCCTCAAGGACACGGGCTTTGAAGAGCTCATCAATGCCATTACCGTCGTCAGTTCCGGACAGAATTATCTCAGCCCGGCCATTACCGAGACAGTGGTGGAAAATTATGTCCGCAACTCCCCGGAAAGACCAAACTCCGTCTTTTCAACGCTCACAAAGCGGGAACGACAGATACTGCAGTCACTGGCCGAAGGCAAAACCACAAAGCAGACTGCCAAGGACCTGTTCATTAGCCCCAAGACGGTCGAAGCACACAGGCTCAACGTCATGAACAAACTTGGCATCGACAACGTCGCAATGCTCACAAAGTACGCTATCCAGGAAGGCCTGACCTCACCTGAACCATAATAGGCAGTCGCGATCGCCTAAGCATAAACCTCCAACAGCACAAGCGAAACTATGATCGCTATTTCCATAGCTATCACGATTACCAGCCGGTTTACCTTGAGTAAGTCGGGAATAGTAAGTTTACCAAAGTCCCCCTTGTTGAGAATTTTTGCATCGAGCGTTGAAAACCACCAGGCAAACAGCCCCGCTCCGAGCATCTGACCCGGAATTCCGCCTAGAAGAGCATCCAATGACCCCTGACCCGCAGCACCGGTAACTGTACCAGGACAGTAGCCAAGCAGACCGAAACCAACCCCGAAAATGATACCGCCAATCAGCGACGCACCCACTGACCCTTTTTTAATGTGCAGTCTGACAAGGCCCAGTTTTTCCAGCACGAATATGCCCGGCATTCCAACCGCGATCGCCATCAAAATCACCTTGGCGACCGTGAAATCTTCAAGCAGCAACTGACCAATCAGAATGTTGTATTCTGTCACCCCGCCTTTCTGCAGCAGAAATCCGAACACAATCCCAGTGATCAAACCGATCACCAGTTGAATACCTTTGGCTGCATGCAAACCCTTAAGCACGAAACCCCCCCTCAGATAAAGAAACCATAATACAGGACCATAGCAGTGAGAACACCGCTGGCAAACAGACTGATCAAAACGATCCAACTGCTGACCGCAAGCTGGAGTGTACCGCTGATGCCATGCCCACTGGTGCACCCGCGTGCCCATCGGGCACCGAGGCCCATAACAGCACCACCGACCAGTGCGAAGATCCATCTGAGCAGACCCGACGGGCCGGCTGTCTCCTGCCACACAGTAGGAACCATCCTCAGTACAAATCTGCCGCTAAGCTGGGCAGACAGAAACGCACCAATGAAAATGCCAAGCACAAACATCCACTCCCAGTCAACCTTAGGCGGAAATTTCTGGTAATAAGCATTCTCTTCCACAGTCCTGCGCTGAAACAGTTTCTGCACCATTCCAGCAGTACGCGCATAAGCAGTGGAAACGCCGATAGGATGATCCGAAAGCACAAAAGTGAACATGCTCAGCACACCTATTCCCGCGCCTACCCAATATGGAGACCACCTCAAATCCGTGAGTAGACTTCCATCCTCACCTTGCACGGCTGAACCGGATTCTTCCGCCTGCGCCATCGCAGGAATTACTGTGAAGCAAAGAGTAACCGCAAACAGTAAGGCAATAGCTGCACCCTTATTGCGAAACATCTATTTTCCTCCAGATTACACTTTAAGAAGTTACAGGACATCCCAGCTTTGAGCACGCTGCCATCGAGCCCAGGCAGTCCTCCACAAATCTAAAGCCGTTCATCTTCAGATAAGAGGCCGCGATGATAGCACGTCTGCCGCTTCCGCAGAACGTGGTGATCAGTTTATTGCGGTCCAACTGATCGATCTGTCTGGGCAAATACCCAAGGTACATATGCTGAGCGATCGGCAGGTGCCCTTTTTCGAATTCCGATACGGTCCGCACATCCAGCAAAGTAAAGTCCGTTTGATTCTCGATCCTCTTCTTCAATTCTTGCGCATGAACAGCCGGGATCATGTCGTAGATGAGCCCGCTCTTTTCCCACTGGTGAATACCCTGCCCGAGATACCCAACGACATTGTCGTAACCGAGCCGGCAGAGGTGCCTTACCGCCTGCCCCACGTCGGCTTTGTTTTCAACAACCAGGCCGATCGGTTGGTCATAAGGTATAAGCCATCCTGCATAGGCTGGTATCATGTTCAGCGGAATCGCCAGACTGCCCGGAATAAAGCAGCCTGCAAAAGCTTCCGGACTCCTAGCATCCAATACTAACATTCCACTGTCCTGACTCTTCTCGAAAGTCGAGACATTCATTCTTTTCACCGGCTTTTGCATATCCTTTTCGGGCGGCCCGAATTGGTTGTATTCCTCCATCTTCTTGAAGTAAGGAGGCTGATAGTGATGCTCATTAACCTTGTAGTTAACGAATTCGCCCTTGTCGGTCTTCTGCAGCACAGGATTGTGCTTTCTTTCGTATCCAATCGTTGAGAACTCCCGTGATGCCATTCCCGACCCGCAGACCGAGCCCGCTCCATGAGCAGGATAGAGAATGACATCGTCACCCAGAGGCAGCAGTTTATTGAAAATGCTCTCATACAAAAGTCCTGCGACCTCCTCTGCCCTGTCAGGGAAAAAGTCGGTACGCCCAACATCACCTATAAACAACGCATCTCCGGTAAACACACCAACAGGGTCATCACTGAAGTTGCTGTCGATCACAGCTATCGAAATACTGTCGAACGTATGGCCGGGCGTTTCAAGAATTTTCAGCTTAAGATCGCCTATCTCAAACTCATTCCCTTCACTCACCGACTGCCCATACGAGAATTTCGTTGCACCGCTGTGATATATCTGCGATCCGGTTTTGTCCATCAAAGGCAGAGAACCGATCACATAATCCTCATTGCGATGCGTTTCGAAAATGTGCGTTATATTCACTCCCTTCTCACGCGCCATTTGCAGATAAACGTCTATGTCCCGTCTGGGATCGATCACTGCTGCCTGGCCGCCGCTTCCGAGCATGTACGACAGATGAGCAATACCTTCTGATTTGATCTTTTCTAAAAACATCACTGCTCCCTTCTTGTAATGTGATCCGCTTAAAATCTTATATATGCATGTCCGCGAAGCTGCAGGTCGATTATTCTGGGGTATGCTCCTGCAACGATTTTGATGCCTTCGAGAACATCCTGCTGTGTCCAGCCGTTGTTCCGCATTGTCGATGCGCAAAGCTCGACACTGACACCACGGTTCAAAAGCTGCTTGACTACACTCTTGTTAGGATTTTCACTGCGAGTCTCATCC comes from the Anaerohalosphaera lusitana genome and includes:
- a CDS encoding glycosyltransferase yields the protein MMTNTYAPYFGGVDKSIRTFTQCFREKGHQVLIVAPKADQDYKEEGVVRVSAIKNFNDIGFPATLPLPGSLHKHIEKFQPEIVHSHFPFLIGSTAMRIAARYDLPLVFTYHTMYERYIHNVNLTSDRVRQFVITFTKGYANLCDQVIAPSNSVADVLRKRGVKTPITVIPTGVDTDKYAQGDGARFRQQVGLDPDDFVVGHVGRLAEEKNLKFLCQSAKKFLQAKPDAKLLIVGDGPSRKNLESLFDGTDVADRAVFAGMKSDQDLIDSYHAADVFAFSSLTETQGMVLAEAMAAGCPVVALKAPGVNDVLEHGSNGYLLEEDSDCDRFARMLSKYHDLSEDEKGSMRSAARQTAEDYSMNNCSDKMLAEYESVLSHKRRDPEKRERNWTLLLESLKAEWDLFLKYANAAGEMFSSHATVEER
- a CDS encoding type 1 glutamine amidotransferase domain-containing protein, with protein sequence MKALILVAGGVEDMEFYYPFYRLKEAGIPVDVAGPEKGKVHGKHGYPVDINESLSSIHADDYDLLILPGGKSPETVRLYSRALEVTRQMMEAGKCVAAICHGGQVLVSADVLKGRRATCYKAIRDDLKAAGATYVDEEVVVDGNLITSRVPDDLPAFFREINNMCAAHIS
- a CDS encoding response regulator, whose translation is MGIRILIADDHGIVRQGIKEIVSQHEDMEVIGEAADGLTTLKLVRDLKPDIVLMDISMPDLNGVETTREIKRDYPDVKIIGLSMHSAKKFISEMLKAGASGYLLKDTGFEELINAITVVSSGQNYLSPAITETVVENYVRNSPERPNSVFSTLTKRERQILQSLAEGKTTKQTAKDLFISPKTVEAHRLNVMNKLGIDNVAMLTKYAIQEGLTSPEP
- a CDS encoding YeeE/YedE thiosulfate transporter family protein, with product MLKGLHAAKGIQLVIGLITGIVFGFLLQKGGVTEYNILIGQLLLEDFTVAKVILMAIAVGMPGIFVLEKLGLVRLHIKKGSVGASLIGGIIFGVGFGLLGYCPGTVTGAAGQGSLDALLGGIPGQMLGAGLFAWWFSTLDAKILNKGDFGKLTIPDLLKVNRLVIVIAMEIAIIVSLVLLEVYA
- a CDS encoding YeeE/YedE thiosulfate transporter family protein, producing the protein MFRNKGAAIALLFAVTLCFTVIPAMAQAEESGSAVQGEDGSLLTDLRWSPYWVGAGIGVLSMFTFVLSDHPIGVSTAYARTAGMVQKLFQRRTVEENAYYQKFPPKVDWEWMFVLGIFIGAFLSAQLSGRFVLRMVPTVWQETAGPSGLLRWIFALVGGAVMGLGARWARGCTSGHGISGTLQLAVSSWIVLISLFASGVLTAMVLYYGFFI
- a CDS encoding MBL fold metallo-hydrolase codes for the protein MFLEKIKSEGIAHLSYMLGSGGQAAVIDPRRDIDVYLQMAREKGVNITHIFETHRNEDYVIGSLPLMDKTGSQIYHSGATKFSYGQSVSEGNEFEIGDLKLKILETPGHTFDSISIAVIDSNFSDDPVGVFTGDALFIGDVGRTDFFPDRAEEVAGLLYESIFNKLLPLGDDVILYPAHGAGSVCGSGMASREFSTIGYERKHNPVLQKTDKGEFVNYKVNEHHYQPPYFKKMEEYNQFGPPEKDMQKPVKRMNVSTFEKSQDSGMLVLDARSPEAFAGCFIPGSLAIPLNMIPAYAGWLIPYDQPIGLVVENKADVGQAVRHLCRLGYDNVVGYLGQGIHQWEKSGLIYDMIPAVHAQELKKRIENQTDFTLLDVRTVSEFEKGHLPIAQHMYLGYLPRQIDQLDRNKLITTFCGSGRRAIIAASYLKMNGFRFVEDCLGSMAACSKLGCPVTS